Sequence from the Burkholderiaceae bacterium DAT-1 genome:
ACCAACGACGGTGCTGCTGAATAAGGCAAATCAGACACTGTCAGCAGGCCAGTGTGCAGATCCACTCAGCATCAACGCCAACGTGACCGGTTATTATCGTGTGCAATACGATGACGAAACCCTGGCAAGGAATACCGCCGCCTTTCGCCATTTGAGCAGCGGTGACCAGATTGCCCTGTTCGATGACCAGTGGGCACTCGCGGCCACAGGTCGTCGCCCGCTATCGGATTACCTCGCCTTAGTCGGCGCCATGGGTGATACCCCTAATCTCCGCGCCTGGCAGCAGATTGCCAGCTCGCTGGATACCATCGAACAGTCTCAACGCGGCAAGGTCAATCATGCCGCATTCATGGCACATGCCCGTCAACTCCTGCAGCCGATCTCTGATCGGCTGGGCTGGAGCGCAGGCAAAAATGAACCGCTTAGTTTGCAGAAGTTACGGCGTCGCTTGTTGAGTTTACGAGGGCAATGGGGTGATGAGGCCGTTGTTTCTGAAGCGCGTTCCCGCTTCGAACACTTCCTGAGTGACGCCAAAGCATTTTCGACAGATGAGCGCAGTGTATTCGTGAATATCGTCGCCTCTCACGCAGACGCAGAAACATTTACACGCCTGCATGAGCTGGCCAAGCAAGCACGTACCGATGCGGAGCGCCGACATTACTATATCGCCATGGCTCAGGTGCGAGATCCCGCACTTGCTGCCAGAGTAGGCGACATCATGTTGTCCGATGATATTCCAGTACACCTCGAATCGCTGCGCCTGCAACTGCTCACGGTGCTCTCCGCCCAGCACCCCATGCTGGGCTGGACGCTCTTTTCCGCGCACAGCAAGCGCTTACTGAAATCGCAAGAACAATACGCATCACTTTACCTTGCACAATACTGTGTCCCCATGTTTTACCAAGCCATGCCGCTTGAGACACTGGAACAATGGGTACGCGATCAAATTCCGGCAACGCTGCACAGCAATCTGGCGCGCTCGATGGAATCGGCACGCTTCAAACTTAAACAGCAGCAGACCCTGGTCAGTGGCGTAGACACTATGCTGTCATCCACTCATTCAGCATCAGCAATTTAACGGTCGATACCCAAGTAGCAAGGCACCCGAAAGGGTGCCTTTTTATTTTTCTTGGCCATACTATCTATACTCAACTGATCGCTGACGAGTGATCTGCATGCGCACCCTCGCCCTCATTCTGCATACCCAGCAACTCATCGTATTGGCATGCCTGCTGGCCTGCCTGAGCACCAGCGTTCAGGCTGCATGCACGCGTGCGTATCAACCGGTCATGATGCCACTTGGTCTAGCAATGATCGACAATGGCACCGATCAACTCAGTGGCTTCATGCCGGATATTTACAGAGAACTCGCGCAACGCAGTGGGTGTTCGCTGAAGGTGATATCCCAACCCTCAGGACGGATGCTGGCCATCAAAGCGCATAACCCGCTCATTGGCCCTACGTTTGTTACGCCTACCCCCAAAGGACAGAAGCTCATCTACATTCCCTTTATGCATGACGTCATGCAATTGGTGGTACACAAGGATCGTGCAGACCATTTCAATCTACACTCCTTTATCAGCAACGGGGGCATCATCGGCGTACTGCGCGGTGCCAATTACGGCAAATGGGGTTCTCAGTTTCTGGCAACGCTGTCTCCCGCTCACAAAGAGCAGATTAATTCGATCGACAGCATCTACCGCATGCTGGAGGCAAATCGCATCCATGCTACGTTTGCGAACACCTATGTCTTTTACTTCCAGCGCCGCCAGATGGCTCATCCCGAGCATTACACGCTGGTCACCATCCCTGAAGAAGCAGACACGGTCTATTCTTTACGATTCAATCTGGATGTCATTGCGCCTGAAGATGCAGACCTTTTGATGCGAACCTTCGAGTCCATGCGTGATGAAGGCCGGGTCTGCGCCATCATGGAGCACTATTTCGAGCGCCCCGTTGCACAGAAAATGTGCAGCGGCATGGAACATGGGAAACGGGTCATCGTGGAGTAAGGTCAAGGGTTGACTTCCATGCGACCGAAGACAAAACAAAAAACCCGCAAGCTCATCGCTTTGCGGGTTTTTGCTGCACTTCTGACATCATCAGAACGCGTATAACTGGTTGCGGGAACAGGACTCGAACCTGTGACCTTCGGGTTATGAGCCCGACGAGCTGCCAACTGCTCCATCCCGCGTCTGAGACAAACATTATGCCGCTTATTTCTGTTGGCGTCAACCTTTTATTGCTAATTTTTTTCAAGCGGCCTTCGCAAGATCAGCGCCAGGGGTTGGCAACCTCGTCAATTGGCGCGGGTTCCAGGGCAATTGGCAGGTCATGCCGGGCAGACAAATCATTCACCACTGCGTCGATGAGCACCTTGAGCTGACGCGCCTGATCAAGGCCGATTTGATCGGCAGTCAGATCAAGACTGCCATACAGACTCAGTCGATCGAGTCGATTTTCAACCGTCAGTTCGCCAATCTGCAAGGAGGTAGATTCATCGGCAAATGGGATCAAATCGGGCATGTTCATTTCTCCTCACAGCGCATCGCGTAGCGCACGCAACCAGCGTAGCAGCTGCGCGTACCAATCGTCATCTTCGCGCTTGGGTAACTGCATCCGCGGTGAGCTTCGTTTGCCATCCGGCTCCGGCAGCATGCCAGCTGTGCTGCGCTGAGCAGCGGACAAACCCGGAAACGCGCGGATACCGCTGAGCGCCTCAAGCTGGTCGAGGCTTTTGACTTCAACCTCGCGACCCGGTGCATTGTTGACGATCCAGGCACCGGTGACGCCCGTTGCCGGTACATGCACTGCCTTGAAAAACTTCACCGGCACCAGCACACGCCCATTGAGACGCTTGAGGCGCTCCCCCTCGAAAATCGGGCCACTCACCACGTAGACCTCGCCCTTCTGCAATGCCAGTTCACGCGTTTGTGATTCCAGCGCCTCCCAGATTCCACGATTATTGGCCGGATGCTGAGGGGCCATATTGGCCATGGAAAAGCTCTCGTGCTGCGACGCCAGCGTGGAAAAGTCACCGGCCGGTGCCATATGCCCACGGTCAAATCCGCTACGACTGTAATCGGCCAGCGTGGATCGATCCGCCTCGGGCAGGCGGGATTCTTCATGAAACGCATTATTACGCTTGATCCGTTGCGCACCCTGAATCTGGGCGCGGGTCAGATGCTCGCCTACCCACACAGGTGTACGTGTCAAGCCGGAATACAGCAGCGCATACTCCTGAAAACACAAAGCCGTGGTGCGAACCTGCATAGCTTTGACTTGCAACTGCGGCATATGTTGGGCAACAAACAGATGTTCGCAGCCAGCATGGAGGGTGAGCGGGATGTAGAGCAACGCAACAAAGGGCATTCGTACAATCAGTTTCATGACAAGCGCTGATCAATGCGGGGCTGGCACTGTATCATTGTTTGATCTCCCCCAGCTTATCTCCCCGGACACAATGAAACTTTCCTCATCCGATTTGCAAGCACTGCGTGACATGATTCGCGAATTCGTCAACGAACGCGACTGGAACCAGTTTCATACGCCTAAAAATCTAGCCTCCGCACTGAGCGTAGAAGCAGCAGAACTGCTGGAAATTTTCCAGTGGCTGCCGACAGGTAAACCTGAAGAGCTCTCACCCGAGCAGCACGAAGCCGCGCGACATGAACTGGCCGATGTACTGGTCTATCTGATTCGTCTGGCAGATACCTTGGATGTCGATCTCAATCAGGCCGTGCATGACAAGATGGTGCTCAACCGTGCCAAATATCCTGCCGAAAAAGTGCGCGGGAGCGCGCGAAAATACACCGATTACCCAGCAGACTAAGGGTCATACAAAGCCCTGAATCGTCTCCTATAGTGAATCAGGTCGCGCCGACACGCGTTGTCTCTGTTCCTGAGGAGGATCCCCCAATGAATCACTTGTCCCGTTGTGTGCTGTCCCTGTTATGCATGGTGTCCGTTCAGGTCATGGCGGAAGACCGTGGCACCAAGCAGGAGGCCGAAGCCATGGTAAAGAAGGCGGTTGCCTATCTAAAGCAGCATGGCGCGGCTAAAGCCATCAGTGAGATCACCACGCCTTCACAAACCTTTGTGAGCAAAGACATCTATGTGGTGGCCTATGACACCACAGGAAAATGCGTGGCGCACGGTCTGAATGACAAGCTGGTGGGTAAAGACCTGATCGGTCTGAAAGATCCGGATGGCACCTTCTTTGTGAAGGAACGCGTGGAAATGGCCAAGACCAAAGACAATTTCTGGCAAGAATACAAGTTCACCGATCCGCTCACCAAAAAAATCCATCCCAAAACCGCTTTCTGTGAAAAGACAGGCGATTTGATTGTGTGTGCGGGCGTATACAAATAATCGCGATGTAATACGGGTAATGGCCTCCAGCAACGAGGCCAGCCCCTAGACTGGAAATCAGATTCCGGCGGACTCGCGAGGAGGAAATCGTGTTTGCCACGCTGTCCATACGCTTCAAGATTTTGCTGCCTGCCTTACTCGCAGCACTGATGCTACTTGGCATTGGTCTGTTCGGCTCGATTGGATTATCCCGTCAAGCCAGCGCGCTGAGTAATATGTTCGCAACTGACTTTGTGCAATACGATGCGCTGAATGGCTTCGCCCTCGATCTCTACACCACACGCACCAATCTGTATCAGCTGATGTCCATGGTACAGAACAATGCGGATAGCAGTCGTGTAGAGAAAATCGGTAAGGATCAGCTACAGCGTCTTGCAACCTCCATGGCTGCCATTCTCAAGCTGGAGAAGGAAGGCGACTGGGAGACAGATGAGCGAGGTTTGCTGCAAAAGATAGAAAAAGGCGTGGGTGCCTACCGTAAGGATGTGACCGATGCGGTCGATATGCTTTCGGTCGATGCCAATATGGCCACCATGATGCTGGAATCAGCTGACGGCAAATTCAGTACAACCGTTCAGCAGATTGACCAGCTTGTAGACGGTGGCCGACATGATATGCAGTTTGTGGGAATCAGCATTCAACAGGATGCCAATCAGTTCAAGCTGATGTTCTGGGCCGTAGCCGGTATTGCCTTTGTCGCTGCCATTACCGGTGCCGCGTGGATGGGCAGACGACTGGCAGGACAGCTTGGGCATCTGATTCGGCATATTTTGCGCCAAGCCAATGGGGATCTGTCCACGCCCGTCCCCCGTTTCAATCACGATGAAATCGGTGAGGCAGAGGTGGCACTGGAAACCCTGCGCGAAAACGTCTGTACCCTGATCCGCAATATCCAGACTCAGGCACAGCATGTATCGTCCAGTGCGCATAGCCTCAAACAAGGCAGCGAAGAAAACCTGCAGGCGGCAGATGCACTGTCACATGCCACCGAGGGGACAGCCAGCTCTATCTCGCAGATCGTCAATAGCATCAGTCACGTCAGCGAGATCAGCAATCAGGCGGAAACGGCCTTCCTGACCACTTACAAGCAGATGGAACGCTCGCGGGCGTTGGCGGAGGAAGCCTCGCGCGTCGCCAACGAAGTGGAAGCATCTATCCGGATTCACGCCGATATCAGCGCCGGCCTCAAACACAAGACTGACGAAATCGGGTCGATTGTGCTGGTGATTCGCGAAATTGCCGATCAAACCAATTTGCTGGCGTTGAACGCCGCCATTGAAGCTGCACGGGCGGGCGAACAGGGGCGCGGCTTTGCCGTTGTGGCGGATGAAGTTCGCAAACTGGCGGAACGTACCGCACAGGCCACCCTGAAGGTCGGCACGCTGATTACCGCCATTACAAGCCAGAGTAATGAATCACATCACGCCATGCTCAACAGTACAGAAGCGGTGGCGCGCAGCCAGGAAAAAGGCCGCGAGATCGAGGCCATCATTTCCTCGGTACAGCAAGACGCCCTGAGCACCCTCAAGCAACTGGAAGTGCTGAGTGGCGATATCCGCGAGCAGAATCATGCGATTCAGCAGATTTCCGGTAACGTCGATGTGTTTCAGCGGGAAATCACCCATGCGCGCAACATTGCGTGCCGTACCGCCTCTGAAGCGCAGGAACTGGACCACGGCATTCGTCCACTTGAAACCGCCATTTCACAATTTCAGGTGCAATAAGGTGTGTATCGGGCATACTGAAGCCATATACGTTTGACTATTTTCACCATGAACTACGACAACCTGATTGAATTCGTCAAAAGCATTTTGCTGGTAGTTTCGGCGCTGGTGCCCATTATCAACCCGCCCGGCGGCGCGCCTATTTTTCTGGCGATGACCGATGGCTGCTCGGAAAAACAGCGCATTGCACTTGCCAAGCGCATTGCCATCAATGGCTTTGTGATGCTGATTGGTGCGATGTTTATTGGCGGTTATGTATTGAAGTTTTTCGGTATTTCGCTGCCGGTGGTGCGTATTGCCGGGGGCATGATTGTGGCGGCCGCTGGCTGGAAACTGCTGGATGCAGATGATCATTCGCTTGACCAGAACGTGCAACGTCCCAGTGCCAGCACCTTTATTCGCCGCGCCTTCTATCCCCTGACATTTCCGCTCACCATCGGGCCGGGTTCGATTTCAGTGGCGATTACGCTGGGTGCAGCGCTGCACACCAAGCGCGGCAATAATCTGCTGAATATCACCGGCGGCGTGCTCGGTACCATTCTGGTGATCGGAATTCTGTATCTGGCCTATCGATATGCGCCCAAGCTAACCAAATTGCTGGGTGAAACCGGCACGACGGTATTCCTGCGCCTGTCGGCGTTTATCCTGCTGTGTATTGGCGTGCAGATCTTCTGGAATGGCGCCAGTGAATTGCTGCGCAGTGTGGCGGAAGGGGTGTAGTCCTCGCCCGCTGTGCATCAAAAAAACGGCCGGTACACCGGCCGTTTTTCATGTCAGTGCATCGTTCAATGATGCAATCTGCGCTTGAAGTGCTTAACAAACCACTGCTGCAAGTCATCCACATAGATAAACACGGCAGGGATCACCAGCAGCGACAGAAAGGTGGAGGTAATCAGGCCGCCAATCACTGCCACGCCCATTGGTGAGCGGAAGGACTGATCGGCATGACCCCAGCCAGCCGCAATCGGCAGCATGCCCGCCCCCATGGCAATTGTGGTCATGACAATCGGGCGTGCACGTTTGTGGCAGGCATCCAGCAGCGCCTCGAAGCGACCCAGTCCATGATCACGGCGTGCGACGATGGCATATTCCACCAGCAGAATGGAGTTTTTGGTGGCAATGCCCATCAGCATGATCAAGCCGATCATGGCCGGCATGGACATGGCCTTCTGTGCCACCAGCAAGCCCATGAAGGCACCACCAATACTGAGTGGCAAGGCAGCCAGAATAGTCACCGGATGCATGAAGTTCTTGAACAGCAGCACCAGCACCACATAAATACAGATCACGCCGGTCAGCATGGCCAGACCAAAGCTGGCAAATAGCTCGCCCATCACCTCGGCATCTCCGATGGCTGCCTGATGCACGCCAGCCGGGAGATTACGGATGGAGGGCAGTTTATCCACCGCTTTGGTCAGCTCGCCCAGCTGAATGCCACTCAATTCCACTTCGAAATTGATATTGCGCGAGCGGTCGTAACGGTCGATGACGGCCGGGCCGCTATCCATGGTCACATCCGCCACCGCACCCAGCATCACTGGGCCATGCGTTCCCGGCACCGGTAATTGTTTGAGCAGCGCCACATCCTGACGCGCGACATCCGGCAGCCGCACCACAATCGGCACCTGACGTTGTGAGAGATTAAGCTTGGGTAGCGATTGATCATAGTCACCGAGCGTAGCAACACGCAAGGTGTCGGCAATCGCGCCAGAAGTCACCCCCAGCTCGGCTGCACGCGCAGAATCCGGTTTCACCACCAGTTCGGGACGCACTAGACTGGCGCTTGATGTAATGGTGCCAGTTCCAGGAATCGTGCGCAGATCACGTGCAACCGCCAGTGCGGCCTCGGACAGCGCCGCACCATCTTCACTGGTCAGTGCCAGCATGAATTTTTCACCGGAACCGCCCAGCCCCACCTTGGCGCGCACGCCCGGCAGGTCGGCCAGCGCAGCGCGGATATTGTTCTCGATGATCTGCTTACGTACAGGTCGAGCCTGACGATCGGTTAGCAAGATCGTGAGCGTGGCCTTGCGTACTTCCGATGCACCTTTAGGCGCAAACGGGTCCGCCCCCGCCGATCCGGCACCAATGGTGGTGTAGATCGACTTCACATACTGAACCTTGGTCAGGCGCGTGCGAGCCGCTTCTGCAGCTTCCAGCGTCTGTCCAAAGGTGCTGCCGGGTGCCAATTCCAGATAAACCTGTGTCTGCGACAGATCATCCGCCGGGATAAAACCGGTGGGCAGCAGTGGCACCAGCATCAGCGAACCGACAAAGAACACACCTGCGCCGATCATGGTCAGCAGCTTGTGGCGGATACACCATTCGGCCCAGCGCATGTAGCGGCGCATGATGCCGCCCTCTTCCTCTGCATGCACAATCGGCTTGAGGATGTAGGCGGCCATCATCGGTGTCAGCAAACGCGCAACCACCAGCGAGGCAAATACGGCCAATGCGGCTGTCCAGCCAAATTGCTTGAAAAACTTGCCGGGAATGCCGGACATAAAGGCAGTCGGCAGAAATACCGCTACCAGCGTGAACGTGGTGGCAATCACAGCCAGCCCGATTTCGTCCGCCGCCTCCATGGCAGCCTGATAGGGTGACTTGCCCATTCGCAGGTGGCGTACGATGTTTTCCACCTCGACGATGGCATCGTCCACCAGAATCCCCACCACCAGACTCAGCGCCAGCAGCGTTACCACGTTGATGGTAAAACCGAAGTAATACATGCCAATCAAGGCAGGCAGCACACTCATGGGCAGCGCCACGGCCGATACAAACGTCGCACGCCAGTCGCGCAAAAACAGCCACACCACCACCACGGCCAGAATGGCGCCTTCAGCCAGCATGGTCAGCGAAGCCTGATACTCTTCATCTACCGGTGTGACAAAATCGAAGGCATGGCTCAGCTGGATGGCGGGATTGGCTTCTTTCAGGCGTTCCAGCGCAACCTTCACGCCAGCACCGACTTCCAGCTCACTCGCACCCTTGCTCCGGGTGATTTCAAAGCCCACCACCGGCTTGCCATCCAGCAGTGCGGCCGAACGACGCTCGGCGACAGTATCCGATACATCGGCGACTTCACCCAGTTGCACACGACGGCCATCCGGCAGGGGAATCGCCATCTCGGCCAGTGCTTCGGCGGTTTTGACCGTCGCAATGGTACGGACGGTTTGTTCCTGACCACCGAGATCGGCACGACCGCCGGACGCTTCCTGCTGCACCTGACGCAGCTGCCTGGAAATATCCGATGCAGTCACCCCCAGCGCCAGTAATCGCGCCGGATCCAGCTCCACGCGCACTTCGCGGCTGACCCCGCCCACGCGGGTCACAGCACCCACGCCACGTACCGCCAGCAGTTGCTTGGTGACGGTGTTATCCACAAACCAGCTCAGGGCTTCGTCGTCCATGCCGGGCGCGGTAATCGTGTAAGCCAGAATCGGCGAACCGGCGACATCCATCTTGCTGATAATCGGGTCGCGCAACTCACCCGGTAGATCAGCACGGATACCGGTAACCTGCGAGCGCACTTCGTCCAGTGCTTCCTGCGTCGGCTTCTCCAGACGGAATTCAGCGGTCACCGTCACCACGCCTTCCTGCACCTTGGTATACAAATGGCGCAGGCCCTGAAGCGTGGCAAGACTGTTTTCGATCTTGCGACCGACTTCGGTTTCCAGCTGCGCAGGCGCGGCGCCCGGCAACATCGCTGTCACGGTAATGGTGGGCAGATCCAGATCCGGGAAGTTCTGCACCTTCATGCTGGAAAAGCTATACAAGCCCAGCAAGGACAGCATGACAAACAGCATCAGTGCCGGAATAGGGTTGCGAATCGACCATGCGGAAAGATTCATGTCGACTCCTTATCGCTTGGCGGCCGGTGCGGGATTGGCCACCTTGACGGTGTCGCCATCAGCCAGGAAAGCCAGCCCGGATGCAACCAGATTGGCCTGTGCATCGACACCCTTCAGGATTTCTACGCGATCACCCGACCGGCGACCGGTTTCTACCTTGATCTGCGAGACTTTCAGCTTGGCATCCACGCGATACACATAACTGAAGCCATCACGCAGCAAAACAGCGGTCTGCGGCACGGTCAGCGCATTGCTGCGACCCAGACGAATATCGCCACGGGCAAACATGCCTGCACGTGCATCCTGCAGATGGGTGGTATCCAGATCGACATACACGATGCCGTTGCGGCTGCGCGGATCGACACTTGGTGCCAGACTGCGCACCTTACCCGGAACCGCCTTGCCTGCGGGCGAGATCAGCGTGACTTCCTGACCCGGCTTGATACTGACCAGTTCGGTCGCCGCCACTTCGGCACGCCATTCCAGACGCCCCTGTCGGATCATGCGAAACAGCTCTTGTCCCGTACCGGCAAACGTACCTACAGCTGCATTGCGCGCACTGATCACGCCATCATCGGGTGCCAGAATGCGCGTTTGCGCCACTTTGACTTCATTGACCTTCACCATGGCTTCAGCTGAGGCAACACGCGCAGCAGCCGTCGATTCTGCAGTGATCTGCGCATTGGCCTGCGAGGCACTCATCATGCCGGCTGCGCGCAGCTGACGGGCACGCTCTGCTTCTGCCGCAGCCTGTACCTGATTGGCGCGCGCCTCGGTCAGTGCGGCTCGCGCCTGCGCAAGCTCCGCTTCGGCAGTCACCGAATTTAGCTGAGCAAGGGTTTGACCCTTTTTAACATGGTCGCCGACATTGGCATGCAGGGACACAATGCGCAGGCCACCGGTTTCGGCCGCGATGCTGCTTTCTTCCCATGCAGCGATATTGCCGCTGGCACTGACGGTACGGGCGAGATCAAACGGGGTTGCGCGTACCAGCGTGACGGTAAGCGCTGCTTTGGCCGCAGGGGTGTCGGCGGAGATTGCGGGTGAGGATAAACCGAGCAACAGTGCAGCAGACAAAGCTGCGGAAAGCTTACGGAAAGTGGGCTTGAACATGCGGCAATCCAGTCAGGACGAGAACAGATCGGCCACCGCCATCGAGTCAACCAGATAGCGTGGGCCGCGCCAGAAAAATTTGTCGCAACCTTACCCGCATTTACCCGAAGTTGTACAGGATTGAATCGCCTAATACGCTGATACAACAATGGATTCAGCACTCATTCCACAATAAAAAAGCCCTGCTTGAAGCAGGGCTTTTGCTCAGATGCGGTAGACCTTACTGTCCACTCATCTCACGTGCCAGATCACCGGCACCGTAGATCTTGTCCAGACCTTCGAGCAGCAGTGCAGCATCAACCGATACGGCGCGGTTCTTCTCGGCGTCGTAGCCGAATGCACCACCCAGCGAATGGATGTTACCGTCAAAGATCAGACCGACGATCTTGTTGTTCACATCCACAATCGGGCTGCCGGAATTGCCGCCAATGATGTCGTTGGTGCTGACAAAATTGAAGTGCGTAGCCGGGTTCAGCTTGCCTTCAGCGGCCAGCCAGCTCTTGGGCAGATCAAACGGCTCGGCACCGGTATGACGCTCGAACACACCCTTCACATTGGTAAACGGTGCAACCGGCTGACCCTTTTCTGTCCAGCCCTTCACCTGACCGTAGGAGAGACGCAGGCTCAGGGTGGCATCCGGATAGTGGGTATCGCCCAGCATCGCAAAACGGGCCTTGGCGATCAGCTCGGAGTTCTTTTGAACCACGGCCTGCACCTTGTCCTCAAATTGCTTGCGGATATCGCGGGCTTCTTCGTCAATCGCTACGGCCAGCTTGATGAATGGGTCATCACTCTTGGCAATCGCGTCAGCACCCCCTTCCCACAGTGCCGTGCGCACAGCAGGATCGTTCAGCTTGCTGCCATCCACCAGTTTTTCAGCCAGTTGCTCAGGCGAAGCCTTACCCAGCACCTTACGCACGAAAGCGTTGTCAGCACCGAGACGCTCGCGCATCTTCGCCAGTGCCCAGGCCAGACGCACCTTTTCGTAGTGCGCATAAACCGGTGTCGGTGCCAGCACCTGTGCCTTCACGGCCGGGATACGGGCTTCCGCGAACTCAGGCAGACGCTCGCCATTGGCCTTTGGACGTTCAGCCGCTGCACGCACCAGGGTACGGGCATAGCTGAAGTAGCTGCTACCGGCAAACGCGGCACCATTGGCGATCAGGGCGTTCGGGTAGTACATGTCACGACCCAGCGCCACTGCCTTGGCAATTTCGTCCCATGCCTGACCGGTGGATGCCTTGAACTCAGGCTTGGATGCCACGAACTGACGCAGTGCCTGCTCTTCCTTCACCTTCATGCCGAAGAACTTCGGATCATGCAGGGCTTCATACTGGCCACGGCGTGCCTTGATGGAGTTTTCCACACCCAGCAGCGGCACATAGGCCACGCGGGCATTTTCGGTGCTCTCCGAGCGGAACTGCAGCAACAGGCCACGCAGTTCATACATGCTCATCAGGCCATCGCCCATGGTGAAATCACGCAGCTCGGACAGCTGGGCCACGGTCAGTTCACGCTGGGTACTGCCCGGATTACCGGTCACGAACACCGCTTCGCCATCCTTCGGACCCGTTGCGCGCACGCTCAGGTGATCCTTGATTTGCGCAGGCTTGCCATCTTCATATACGCGCAGCAGACCCATGTCGAAGTCGTAACGCGGGAAATTGAAGTTGTCCGGATCGCCACCGAAACCGGCAATGGCGTGTTCCGGTGCGAACACCAGACGCACGTCCTGATAGCGGTGATAGCGATACAGCTTGTACTGGCCGCCATGGTACAGGTCGACCACATCGCAACGCACCTTGGCACCTTCGCCGCTCACGCAGGCAGAGGTAATTTCCGCAATCTTGGCGTTTTGTGCCTTGGTAAAGTCGGTGCCGCTCTTGCCTGCGGTCGCCGCCTTCACTTGCTCGGTCACGTCGGTGATTTTTTCCAGGCGATTGATTTCCGTGGTCGCACAGGCTTTTTCTTCGCCATGGTTCTTGGCATGGAAGCCATTGGCCAGATAGTCATGCTGTGCGTCGGACACATCCTGCACGCAACCACGCACACAGTGGTGATTGGTCAGGATCAGACCGTTTGGCGACACAAAAGAAGCCGAGCAACCACCGGCAATCCGGGCTGCACCCTTCATGGCGCGGTCGAGCCAGGCCTGATCGATAGTGGCACCAATTTCGTTCTTGATCTGTTTCAGGGGTGGATTGTCAAATGTCCACATCCCTTCGCCCGCAAACACCAGCGGGGTAGCGGCCAGCAAGCTGACCAGCGATAACTTGCGCATTGTGCGTCTCCTGATTGGATAGA
This genomic interval carries:
- a CDS encoding S46 family peptidase; its protein translation is MRKLSLVSLLAATPLVFAGEGMWTFDNPPLKQIKNEIGATIDQAWLDRAMKGAARIAGGCSASFVSPNGLILTNHHCVRGCVQDVSDAQHDYLANGFHAKNHGEEKACATTEINRLEKITDVTEQVKAATAGKSGTDFTKAQNAKIAEITSACVSGEGAKVRCDVVDLYHGGQYKLYRYHRYQDVRLVFAPEHAIAGFGGDPDNFNFPRYDFDMGLLRVYEDGKPAQIKDHLSVRATGPKDGEAVFVTGNPGSTQRELTVAQLSELRDFTMGDGLMSMYELRGLLLQFRSESTENARVAYVPLLGVENSIKARRGQYEALHDPKFFGMKVKEEQALRQFVASKPEFKASTGQAWDEIAKAVALGRDMYYPNALIANGAAFAGSSYFSYARTLVRAAAERPKANGERLPEFAEARIPAVKAQVLAPTPVYAHYEKVRLAWALAKMRERLGADNAFVRKVLGKASPEQLAEKLVDGSKLNDPAVRTALWEGGADAIAKSDDPFIKLAVAIDEEARDIRKQFEDKVQAVVQKNSELIAKARFAMLGDTHYPDATLSLRLSYGQVKGWTEKGQPVAPFTNVKGVFERHTGAEPFDLPKSWLAAEGKLNPATHFNFVSTNDIIGGNSGSPIVDVNNKIVGLIFDGNIHSLGGAFGYDAEKNRAVSVDAALLLEGLDKIYGAGDLAREMSGQ
- a CDS encoding efflux RND transporter periplasmic adaptor subunit — its product is MFKPTFRKLSAALSAALLLGLSSPAISADTPAAKAALTVTLVRATPFDLARTVSASGNIAAWEESSIAAETGGLRIVSLHANVGDHVKKGQTLAQLNSVTAEAELAQARAALTEARANQVQAAAEAERARQLRAAGMMSASQANAQITAESTAAARVASAEAMVKVNEVKVAQTRILAPDDGVISARNAAVGTFAGTGQELFRMIRQGRLEWRAEVAATELVSIKPGQEVTLISPAGKAVPGKVRSLAPSVDPRSRNGIVYVDLDTTHLQDARAGMFARGDIRLGRSNALTVPQTAVLLRDGFSYVYRVDAKLKVSQIKVETGRRSGDRVEILKGVDAQANLVASGLAFLADGDTVKVANPAPAAKR
- a CDS encoding efflux RND transporter permease subunit translates to MNLSAWSIRNPIPALMLFVMLSLLGLYSFSSMKVQNFPDLDLPTITVTAMLPGAAPAQLETEVGRKIENSLATLQGLRHLYTKVQEGVVTVTAEFRLEKPTQEALDEVRSQVTGIRADLPGELRDPIISKMDVAGSPILAYTITAPGMDDEALSWFVDNTVTKQLLAVRGVGAVTRVGGVSREVRVELDPARLLALGVTASDISRQLRQVQQEASGGRADLGGQEQTVRTIATVKTAEALAEMAIPLPDGRRVQLGEVADVSDTVAERRSAALLDGKPVVGFEITRSKGASELEVGAGVKVALERLKEANPAIQLSHAFDFVTPVDEEYQASLTMLAEGAILAVVVVWLFLRDWRATFVSAVALPMSVLPALIGMYYFGFTINVVTLLALSLVVGILVDDAIVEVENIVRHLRMGKSPYQAAMEAADEIGLAVIATTFTLVAVFLPTAFMSGIPGKFFKQFGWTAALAVFASLVVARLLTPMMAAYILKPIVHAEEEGGIMRRYMRWAEWCIRHKLLTMIGAGVFFVGSLMLVPLLPTGFIPADDLSQTQVYLELAPGSTFGQTLEAAEAARTRLTKVQYVKSIYTTIGAGSAGADPFAPKGASEVRKATLTILLTDRQARPVRKQIIENNIRAALADLPGVRAKVGLGGSGEKFMLALTSEDGAALSEAALAVARDLRTIPGTGTITSSASLVRPELVVKPDSARAAELGVTSGAIADTLRVATLGDYDQSLPKLNLSQRQVPIVVRLPDVARQDVALLKQLPVPGTHGPVMLGAVADVTMDSGPAVIDRYDRSRNINFEVELSGIQLGELTKAVDKLPSIRNLPAGVHQAAIGDAEVMGELFASFGLAMLTGVICIYVVLVLLFKNFMHPVTILAALPLSIGGAFMGLLVAQKAMSMPAMIGLIMLMGIATKNSILLVEYAIVARRDHGLGRFEALLDACHKRARPIVMTTIAMGAGMLPIAAGWGHADQSFRSPMGVAVIGGLITSTFLSLLVIPAVFIYVDDLQQWFVKHFKRRLHH